The Sus scrofa isolate TJ Tabasco breed Duroc chromosome 6, Sscrofa11.1, whole genome shotgun sequence region GGAGGGGTTGATCCTGGGAGCCTCCTGGGGGTCAGGATGGGAGGTAAGGGGGCTGGTCCCAACATCTCCCTCCCGTGACCACCTTTACCCACCCATCTCAGAgcccctggagccctggggtCCCCCCCAATCTCTGCCTTACCCCTCCCCCTGGATGACCAGCCTCTCCTTGAGCCTCTGAGCAGCATTAGTTCCTCAGAGACTCAAAACTGCCCTGTGGTGGCCTGTGCTCTCCGTGAGCAAATGGGCCCTGAGATTCCCCCATTGTTGAACTGGGGCCTGGGTGTGGGGGCTGGTGGctcccagggctcctgggaatgaggccaggaaggggctgggggctgggggctggggctgcccctgAGTCCCTGCCTCACCAAACTCTCCCTGCACCTGCCCTGTCTCCTCCTCAAGACCCTCCTGGTGCCCGCCTGGTACCTTTCagacctggggaggggagggatgggcagAGGCAGAAGGGCCTCTGAGGGGCAGGTCCCCTCACGCCCACCCCAGCCAGGAGCTCTCAGGGGACAGGGTCCTGGGCTGCCTGAGCTCAGGACAAGGTCATGGTGCTCTCACCTGAGATCTCGAGTTCCAGGGGCTGACTGGGCTGTGACAGCAGGTAGGGGTCCCTGCTGAGTGAGCCGTAGCACCTGTAGGTGCCCCCATGGGCCGAGGTCACAGGACCCATGGAGAACTGGGCCTGGTTCTGCCCAGCTCGGGGCTGTGACCTAAGACGCAGCGGGGGGTGGGCCGCCCCCTCCTTGGACAGAAGGAAAGTGTCCATGGGAACCCATGACCGACACAGCAGGGTCACGTTCTGTCCTGCGGCCACCGAGGGGCCCGGCTGCACCGAGAGGGAGGGTGTGGCAGGGAACCATCCTAGAGAGAAGGAGGTGGTGAGGGGCTACCGGCCGGCCTGATTCTGAACAGAGACTCGGCAGGGCCTCTCTGAGGACCCTcatctgtgtgtatctgtgtttctctgagcctctccatccccccaaccccatgtctgtccctccctccctggggaccCCTTCCCCTGGTCCCAGCATCCCCCCTGGGGCTCCCCCAGCAGGGCCTGTGCAGAGGCTGGGTCCCCGCCTGACCCGCTGGCTCCTCACCTGCCACCAGGATGTCCAGGGGGTCACTGGGGGCCGACCACAGGGAGGAGAGGTTGTGTCCACCATAGCATCTGTACCGGCCCCCATGGAGGCCGCTCACCTGGCCCAGGGGGAAGTGGGCCTGAGagagcccagcctggggctgcCAGGCAGGGCGCTGGCGGAGGACCCGTGCCCCCTCCTTGGCCAGAGCGAACCTGTCATAGCTGATGGCAGAGCGACACTGGAGGGTCAGGCTCTGTCCAGAGGCCACGACAGGGCCCTGCGGGGTCAGgagggagggcttcccagagcCCCCTGGGGAGAGAGAGCCCTGAGTTAGGGGCTGCTTCCCCCATGACCCCCTTGTCCCCCCTTGCCCCCAGGTCTCACTGTCTCTCACACTCTGGGTTCTGGTCCAGGAGCCCCACCCCCTGAGCCTCCCACTCACATGGGGCTCTGGGACCAGGCTGGGCCCCCCTCACCTGAGACCAGGAGCTCCAGGGGGTCACTGGGTTCTGACCACACCTGGGGTTTGTCTCTGAAAGAGCCATAGCATCTGAACGTCCCCCTGTGGCTGGGGGTCACGGGGCCCACAGGGAACAGGGCCCGGGTCTGCCTATTAGGGTGTTGCTGTGTGTCCAGGGTCCAGGAGGACTTGTGTTCTCCTTCCTTAGTCAGGATGAACCTGTCATATCTGTCCTGTGAGCCACACTGGAGGGTCACGTTCCCTCCTGAGGCCAccacagggctgggcagggctgagagGGCGGGTTTTCTGTGGGCTCCTAGGAGAGAAGGGGGCAGCTTGTTACATGGGGCTCATGGCCCCTGAGctcccccagggctgggctgtgaGAGGGACCCACCCTGAGAGCAGACCCCTGCCTGAGATCAGAGCCTGAGGCTGGGCCCCCTGAGTGTCCTCTCACCTGTCACCACCAGCTCCAGAGTGTCACTGGGCTCTGACCTGCCAGAGGGGCTGATACAGTAACAGCGGTACCTCCCTGTGTAGTCCTGGGTCATGTACGGGATGGAGAACTTGGCCTTGTCCCCAGCCTCCAGTGGGCTCAGTCGGTCCCAGGGAGTTTGCCTTCCCTCTTTAACCAGATGGAACTTCTGGTCCCCCAGGGTCCCCTGACACCAGATGGTCACAGAGCTATTCCAGGTGACCAGAGGGCCTGGTTCAGCCCAGAGGGTGGGTTTGGGGAGGGTCCCTGGAAGGACATGAGAGACCAGGTCACAagacctccccgcccccaggcccccagctctcAGCCCAACCCTGCCTGGCTCCCCACCCTTCAGCCCCTCCCTGCCGTCTCCATGCCCAGTGCCTGGGGGTGGCCCCTTGTCCCCACTGAGGTGCTGGGACCTCTGGGCACGGACTCACCTGCCTGCACCTGGGTCCCCAGGCTCACACTCAGCCCTGGAAGAAAGCACCTGTGAGGACTTGCCCTGGACTCTGAGCAGAACCTTTCATGCCCGGGCGCCCCCTGGGTGCTGGGTGTCCCGAGAGCACAggctggtgtggggagggggcgggtccTCCCCGGAGCAGGGCTTCCCCTCGCCCTGCTTCTCACCGAGGCAGAGCAGGCCCGGGAGTGTGGGGGTCATGGCGTCTCCTCCCCGTGGTCCAGGCTGTGCAGCTGGAGGAGAGCCCAGCGCCCTCAGGACACACAGACTGCAGGGTGTGGCCCCTCGGAGGCTGGTGCCTGTCACTGGGCTGTCACGTCCGCATCCCCACAGAAGGGGGAACTGCCTCTTCCTGGGAGCCTGGTGCTTGTGTCCATGACAAACCTGGTGCCCCTTCCAGGCATAGGTGACCAGGCTGTGTCCTCCCTCTCAGAGCCTCCCCTTGGGGTCTCCTTCCTCCTCCGCCCGTCCATCAGCACATCCCTGTGGCTCCTCCGCGTGGACAGGGGTCACCAGTCCTGGAGATGCTTCAGATAAATGTAGGTTCCCCCTGCCCTGCAGAGCTCAGGTCATTAGAGACGCACATCTAGCATCTAAGTGCAGCTCAGTGTAGGTCAGCGCGGCCGTGAGCGCAGAGGAGAAGTCAAGGGCATGAGGGAAGGAAACAGGACTCCCAGCTCagtctgtggctttttttttcccacacccacCTCTGACTTCTCCTTTCCTGCAACAGCATCTACACCCCCCTCCTGGGGACAAGCCCCTCAGTCATTCATGCCTCGTTGGTGCTCCTGCTTTCTTGGACAGAACCGCTTCCTCCTCCTGTGATTCGTCCTCAGACTTAGGGGACAGTGAGTCACGTTACTGAAAAACCTGGCCTCCATTTAAGTATCTGTCCCTCACCCATGGCCTTTCGAACTGAGCAGTGACATTGTGAAAGGGTTTTCTTCCCCATTTTCAAAAGTTCCTTTGAAACATCCGTTTACTAGAGAGACTGAAGTGTGGTTTTTCCACTCTCGAGATAGCCTCGTCCTGTTTTCACGGTAGCCGATGAAGATGGTGGAGATGGAGAGTGGCTCTAAGTCATGAACTTCATTAATATCTCATGAACACTTGACATTGAGTCTAAGCTGTAAAAATAGTGAATCACcatgttgtttatctgaaacGACTCCTATGTTCTCAATCAGCTGGACCTCAGGAAAAACcaacagacacatgcacacataatacaaaactccatccatccatccgtgaCTCTAGACATCGGCGTGAGAACATGGGGAAGGGAAGCACTGAGAACAGCTGTTGGATGTTTTGGAGGCAAGAACATTGGGAGAACATCAGCTCTATGGGAGAGATTGAGGATGGGTCCAGGTGACACTGACATGCCTCCTGGTTGGACAGGTAGAAATGCTCACAGGTCCTTGGTTATGTGAGGCTGGTCCTCAGGAAAGAAGCAAGGCTGGAAATAATTGTGAATCGTGAGCATAGAGATGATAGATCTGACAACGTAAAGTACAGTACGGAGGTGTCTCCCCCTGAGGTTCACACAGTGGCTGGGGTGGGCTTCCTGTGAGAGGGGGACCCAATGCCAGTGGTTCCACCCAAGACCCGTGGTTGTGTGGTTCCACCGCATCTAAATCCAGGGACCAGAGGAACGCATGACCAGAGCCAAGGAAGGCAGGGGTTGTAGTGCAGGCATGGGCTCATCTCTAGGGCCCTTTGTGTGAATAAAAAGGGGTCTGCCTCTTAGACCCCACTTTCAGGATCTTCAGCCTCAGGAGCTCTGTTGTCCAGTATGCACTGTTTGTTCCCTCCCGTACGAGACATGGAGGCGCCAACAACGAAGAGTAAGTGTTGCCTGGCACTTCTAGTTTTTTAAATAGATGGACCTGGTGGAATACCAGctatgttccctgtgctggacaatCCGTTCTCATATTTGTTTTGCATAtattagtttgtatctcttaatatCCTACTGCTATCTTGCCTCTcccatcccccttcctctccccactgggaactactagtttgttctatttcttctcattcattttatttttcagtttccacatatAGGTTATTTTTTCAAGATGAAATTACACTTCCATTTCCAAATCCAGTGGAACACCTCAGAGTTTATCCTCGTCAAATCCCTTTGCACATCTATAAATCCCATCATAGACATTGAGTAACTTGGCTCCCTTTATTCCTAATATATTGACTCAAGGCATCTCCTCTCCCAACCCCTTCCACACCCTCCTCGGTCCTCACCCCTGCGCCCACTCCCCACAGTTCCTGGCTCCTTGTTGACAAGAACACCTTCCGGaggctccccctcctcctctcaagCATGGTCTCTCCTCGGGTGCTGGGTGCCCCTTGCGACCTTGATGCAGGACACCCTCCCCAACCCCGCCACAATCCGTCTTCCTGAGAATCCCAGATCTCTGTCCGAGATAACGGAGCGAGAGACGGGATGACAAGAGTGTTCTGGGAGTGTCAGAGGCTTTGATCTGCGGGATTCTCAAAACCGAACACGGAGGGAcaagatggaggaggagtagggaggagtagggggacacgctcgccctctcccacaaacacaacaaaaaaagcacatctacagaataaatgactcgcacagaacagcaaccaatcgctggcagaggaacctaaactccaataacggctagaagttcgtgacattactgggcagaacgggagaaaagaggagagtgagagaaggtgaatccgagcgggacgggcgctcccgaaagggaactgcggaggagaaagggatcccgcaccctggaaagtcacctacacgggggaaagatctaacgaaccagaggaatctccagatgcagagaagagtgtagcagtaagttggagtacggaaaagccgatcaagaaccgaataGACcctctgaactacgggcacagtcaccaaaaattgagacgcctgggggggggggctgggcaccgaatcctcggctccagaggttagtctccggaaagggccgggggacgcctggatgggggctgggcacggaGACCTCCACTCCAAAGGTTAGTCcgtgagaaagggctggggggcggggcagagcggaaactgcttgggaggtctagaaaccatttgacagtgcagagactgcctgggagactagaaaacaaagctgttgcagagaaagggagcaatactctaggggcggggaagtggaaagccacatcagagggaacctgggagaagagcctggtctgtgcccgtgctggggaggggagagaagaaggggtgggtccccatagaatagcccccatgccacagcaagttTACAGGCCCCccagctagctgaaagctgtgcttcccagtgcatcccctccccccacccccaccaccccctacgctctcacgaacctggggctgcctgccatccaggagggctggcctcaacaattgctgaagcctaccaccacaggggctgtccctgcacaggcctgctttccctttggaggggctacacttccgcagagcagcaccaaacaccaccagcccccgagaaaaggcctgcaagcccagaaaagctagaacaagcctagccaggccgtgaatagatctgcctaattctcagatggtttttctgagtcaggatgcccaggggaggagcctcttgggtttctacccgcccaagcccccagggggtgccccacccccgtggaatagctgctcagcaccaccagccccctggaggaccccctgcagcccagaaaagctgcaacaagcttggccagactgtgaaaagatccgcctacaatcgcaggccgtccttctgagttgggctgccctagggaagagcctcttaggttttcAGTGACCCAgacagctgctccagcccccaggggttGCTGCACTCCTGAatagcagctgcccaacaccgccaaccccctgcaagaaccccacagcctaaaaacaccagagcaagctctgcatgaccaagtgaaatctgctaccatcgtcgtgtggacctcccagtcctgtctgccctcaggaagtcctcctttgcttcaaagaaacactgttagctccATCAACACTTCctaaaagccacactgcctcaaaaaagattgaccaacaacgccagccctcaggaaatattccacggcagtgacaaggcaaacactgcccgataacggagagtacaactccctcaggaaaaagaaaacaacaagcaagatgaagacactgagaaaccacccccagtcaaaccaacaggagaactcacctaaaacagtcaacaatgaaacagatctctgcagtctgacagacctggagttcaaaagagaaatagtgaaaatactgaaggaattaagagaagatatgaacagtaatgcagataccctcagaaaggaactagaaaatataaggaggagccaagaaaaactagaacattcatttgcagagatgcaaactgaactaggggcagtaaaaaccagaatgaataatgcagaagaacaaatcagtgatatggaagatagaaaaatggaaatcactcaatccggtcaacagacagaaaaccgaatcaaaaaactggaaagcaatataagagacctatgggataatgtaaagcgggccaatctacccataataggaattccagaaggagtagaaaaagataagggaatggaaaatatatttgaagaaattatcgatgggaacttcccaaatctaaaggatactgggttcaagatacaagaagcacagagggcgccaaacaaactgaacccaaatagacccacaccaagacacatcataataaaaatggcaaaagttagtgataaagagaggatcctaaaggcagcaagagaaaaacag contains the following coding sequences:
- the LOC100521529 gene encoding leukocyte immunoglobulin-like receptor subfamily A member 2 isoform X2; the protein is MTPTLPGLLCLGLSVSLGTQVQAGTLPKPTLWAEPGPLVTWNSSVTIWCQGTLGDQKFHLVKEGRQTPWDRLSPLEAGDKAKFSIPYMTQDYTGRYRCYCISPSGRSEPSDTLELVVTGGSGKPSLLTPQGPVVASGQSLTLQCRSAISYDRFALAKEGARVLRQRPAWQPQAGLSQAHFPLGQVSGLHGGRYRCYGGHNLSSLWSAPSDPLDILVAGWFPATPSLSVQPGPSVAAGQNVTLLCRSWVPMDTFLLSKEGAAHPPLRLRSQPRAGQNQAQFSMGPVTSAHGGTYRCYGSLSRDPYLLSQPSQPLELEISGPADTIRPSQNQPDPTSASPRQDYTVGNIVRMAVAALILLGLGILLFEVQHGHGGTQDAARS
- the LOC100521529 gene encoding leukocyte immunoglobulin-like receptor subfamily A member 6 isoform X1: MTPTLPGLLCLGLSVSLGTQVQAGTLPKPTLWAEPGPLVTWNSSVTIWCQGTLGDQKFHLVKEGRQTPWDRLSPLEAGDKAKFSIPYMTQDYTGRYRCYCISPSGRSEPSDTLELVVTGAHRKPALSALPSPVVASGGNVTLQCGSQDRYDRFILTKEGEHKSSWTLDTQQHPNRQTRALFPVGPVTPSHRGTFRCYGSFRDKPQVWSEPSDPLELLVSGGSGKPSLLTPQGPVVASGQSLTLQCRSAISYDRFALAKEGARVLRQRPAWQPQAGLSQAHFPLGQVSGLHGGRYRCYGGHNLSSLWSAPSDPLDILVAGWFPATPSLSVQPGPSVAAGQNVTLLCRSWVPMDTFLLSKEGAAHPPLRLRSQPRAGQNQAQFSMGPVTSAHGGTYRCYGSLSRDPYLLSQPSQPLELEISGPADTIRPSQNQPDPTSASPRQDYTVGNIVRMAVAALILLGLGILLFEVQHGHGGTQDAARS